A genomic segment from Portunus trituberculatus isolate SZX2019 chromosome 14, ASM1759143v1, whole genome shotgun sequence encodes:
- the LOC123503754 gene encoding neurogenic locus protein delta-like — translation MSGANTSYYQEAAELAVGYPCSCRHSMGGPQCSIVTVVVGSVARPSTEAEAMSAGQVVLVVVFSTAMPVLVVELVLVIVCMKRKRVRDCPCRDEEARRQNEQNMVHNAVGAVNSVWTTT, via the coding sequence ATGTCAGGGGCTAACACCAGCTACTACCAGGAGGCGGCGGAGCTGGCGGTGGGCTACCCCTGCTCCTGCCGGCACAGCATGGGCGGGCCGCAGTGCAGTATTGTCACGGTAGTGGTGGGCAGCGTGGCGCGACCAAGCACCGAGGCGGAGGCCATGTCGGCGGgtcaggtggtgctggtggtggtgttcagcaCCGCTATGCCCGTGCTAGTGGTGgaattggtgttggtgattgtgTGCATGAAGCGGAAACGCGTACGTGACTGCCCGTGTCGGGATGAGGAGGCGCGGCGTCAGAACGAGCAGAATATGGTGCACAACGCTGTGGGCGCCGTCAACAGTGTCTGGACCACCACATGA